CGCCGCCTTGACCCCTACGTTGGTGCCCCGCACATTTCTGACGCAAGGTGTATTGTCGGGCGCCTGTTTCGCCTTGGGCTACGGCATCGGCGTTTTCTGGCGCTGGCTATGGGCCTATCTGGAGCTGCCCGAGCCCCGCGAGCGCTTCCGCTTGATCGCCAATACCGTCATCGCGATTCTCTGCGCCGCCGTGGCAGTCTATTTTTTGTGGCGCGCGGCGGAGTGGCAGAATTCCATCCGCCTCCTGATGCAGATGGAGCCGGTGACCAGCGCCCATCCGACCAAGCTCTCGCTGATCGCGCTTCTCACCTTCATCACACTGCTCGTGCTGGCGCGGCTGTTCCGCCAGGTTGCCCGCTTCGTCGCGGCGAGGATGCGCCGCATCGTGCCGAGGCGCGTCGCCAACGTGATCGGCGTCGTTCTGGCCGTGCTGCTGTTCTGGCTTCTGGCCAATGACATGTTTTTCCGTCTGGCGATCCAGGCCGCCGATTCGAGCTTCCGGGAATTTGACGCGCTCATCGAGCCGGACAGTCCCAAGCCGACGCTTGCCGTCAAGACCGGAAGCAGCGCCTCGCTCGTCAGATGGACCGATCTCGGGCGCGCGGGACGCGAATTCGTGGCCTCGGGTCCCACGGCAGCGGCGATCAGCGCACTGACCGGACGCGCCGCGCTCGAGCCGATCCGCGTCTATGTGGGGCTCAATGCCGCCGAAAGCCCTGAGCAACGCGCCAGGCTTGCGCTGGCCGAACTCAAGCGCGTCGGCGCCTTCGAGCGTTCGCTGCTGGTCGTCATCACCCCGACAGGCACCGGCTGGATCGATCCCTCGGCGCTCGACAGCCTCGAATATCTGCATGAGGGCGATGTGGCGAGCGTCGCCCAGCAATATTCCTATCTGTCGAGCCCGCTCTCCCTGCTGGTGCAGCCCGAATATGGCGAGGAGGCCGCCCGCGCGCTCTTCCGCGAGGTCTATGCCTATTGGACCACGCTGCCCAAGGACCGGCGGCCGCGCCTCTATCTTCATGGCCTGAGCCTCGGCGCGATGAACTCCGAGAAATCGGCGCAGCTCTTCGAGATGATCGGCGATCCCATCGACGGCGCCCTGTGGAGCGGGCCGCCCTTCGCGAGCCGCGGCTGGCGCTCGGTGACCGACCTGCGCAACGCCGGATCGCCCGCCTGGCTGCCGCAATTCCGCGACGGCTCCTTCGTGCGCTTCATGAACCAGAACGGGCTGGGCGCTACGCCCGCGGCGCCCTGGGGCCCGATGCGCATCGTCTATCTGCAATATGCGAGCGATGCCGTTACCTTCTTCGATTTTCGCGACCTCTATCGCTCACCCGCCTGGATGGAGCGCCCGCGCGGCCCCGACGTCTCGCCCGAGCTCACCTGGTATCCCCTCGTCACCATGCTGCAGCTGGCGCTCGACATGGCTGTCGCGACGACGACACCCATGGGCTTCGGCCATGTCTACGCGCCCGAGCACTATGTCGACGCCTGGATCGAGGTCACCGGCGCGCCGGGCTGGACGGCCGACGACATTGCCCGGCTCAAGCAGCATCTGAAAGCCGCGCGGACCGACGGTAAGAAGAGCGATGAGAATCGCGGCGGATGAAGCCGTCTCCGTTGATCAATTCGAGCACAACCCGCTAAAGTTGAAGAGGTCGGTAAGCGCGAGGCGACGCTACGCGCCGTCTTGCATTTGGTCGCGATATCAATAGAGCTTGATCCATGCGCCGCGTTTTGCCCTCACTGCCCTCTCTCACCATCTTCGAAGCCTCCGCGCGGCATTCGAGCTTCACGCGCGCTGCGGAAGAACTGAATATGACGCAGGGTGCGGTCAGCAAGCAGGTGCGGGCTCTGGAGGATTTCCTAGGTCTCCATCTCTTCGAGCGCGTGCGCCAGCGCATCGTGCTGACCCAGGTCGGCCAGCTCTATCTCGGCAAGGTGCGCGAGGCGCTCGAGATCATGGAGTCGGCGACGATGGAAGCGCTCGCGGCGCA
This genomic stretch from Nordella sp. HKS 07 harbors:
- a CDS encoding alpha/beta-hydrolase family protein; translation: MGRRWLDFWHSLSGIGLLLGTLFFAAALTPTLVPRTFLTQGVLSGACFALGYGIGVFWRWLWAYLELPEPRERFRLIANTVIAILCAAVAVYFLWRAAEWQNSIRLLMQMEPVTSAHPTKLSLIALLTFITLLVLARLFRQVARFVAARMRRIVPRRVANVIGVVLAVLLFWLLANDMFFRLAIQAADSSFREFDALIEPDSPKPTLAVKTGSSASLVRWTDLGRAGREFVASGPTAAAISALTGRAALEPIRVYVGLNAAESPEQRARLALAELKRVGAFERSLLVVITPTGTGWIDPSALDSLEYLHEGDVASVAQQYSYLSSPLSLLVQPEYGEEAARALFREVYAYWTTLPKDRRPRLYLHGLSLGAMNSEKSAQLFEMIGDPIDGALWSGPPFASRGWRSVTDLRNAGSPAWLPQFRDGSFVRFMNQNGLGATPAAPWGPMRIVYLQYASDAVTFFDFRDLYRSPAWMERPRGPDVSPELTWYPLVTMLQLALDMAVATTTPMGFGHVYAPEHYVDAWIEVTGAPGWTADDIARLKQHLKAARTDGKKSDENRGG